One segment of Tenrec ecaudatus isolate mTenEca1 chromosome 1, mTenEca1.hap1, whole genome shotgun sequence DNA contains the following:
- the GDF15 gene encoding growth/differentiation factor 15 yields the protein MCWPGPTPPHPSPMLLLLLLLLLLPPPQGTVSSVPEPSPGLSEFPDALRGLDASRLQEMRKSYEALMDQLRINQSRTDSSLDGRTGSVIRILTPKVRPAPRGQVQLRIPLAALPAGRRAALRLHRALLRLSPAASSPRDVTRPLRRLLARGGPPRPVLLLRLRPPARVPARAAPRSARLELHLRPRAARARRSARPPSAENCAARAGTCCGVRSRRVTLAELGWADWVLAPRELDVRACVGACPPRFRPASAYTRIKSRLHDLDPDAAPAPCCVPASFEPVVLMHQDSDGRVALTPYDDILVKDCHCA from the exons ATGTGCTGGCCGGGACCCACGCCGCCGCATCCTTCTcccatgctgctgctgttgctgctgctgctgctgctgccgccaccgCAGGGTACCGTGTCCTCCGTGCCTGAGCCCAGCCCTGGCCTCTCCGAATTTCCAGACGCACTCCGGGGTCTGGACGCTTCGAGATTGCAGGAGATGCGGAAAAGCTACGAAGCCCTGATGGACCAGCTTCGGATAAACCAGAGCAGGACAGACTCTAGCCTGGACGGCCGCACGGGATCTGTTATCCGGATTCTGACACCCAAGG tGCGGCCGGCTCCCCGCGGCCAGGTGCAGCTGCGCATCCCCCTCGCCGCCCTCCCCGCGGGCCGCCGGGCCGCTCTCCGCCTGCACCGGGCCCTGCTCCGCCTGTCCCCCGCGGCATCGAGCCCGCGCGACGTGACGCGCCCGCTGCGCCGCCTGCTCGCGCGCGGGGGCCCCCCGCGACCCGTGCTGCTGCTGCGACTGCGGCCGCCGGCCCGGGTCCCCGCGCGCGCCGCGCCGCGCTCGGCCCGGCTGGAGCTGCACCTGCGGCCGCGCGCCGCCAGGGCGCGCCGTAGCGCGCGGCCGCCGTCGGCGGAGAACTGCGCGGCGCGCGCGGGGACGTGCTGCGGCGTGCGGAGCCGGCGCGTGACGCTCGCCGAGCTGGGCTGGGCCGACTGGGTGCTGGCGCCGCGCGAGCTCGACGTGCGCGCGTGCGTGGGCGCGTGCCCGCCGCGCTTCCGGCCGGCCAGCGCGTACACGCGCATCAAGTCGCGCCTGCACGACCTGGACCCCGACGCTGCGCCCGCGCCGTGCTGCGTGCCCGCCAGCTTCGAGCCCGTGGTGCTCATGCACCAGGACAGCGACGGCCGCGTGGCGCTCACGCCCTACGACGACATCCTGGTCAAGGACTGCCACTGCGCTTGA
- the LRRC25 gene encoding leucine-rich repeat-containing protein 25 translates to MGVALLWVLLLLLRLWAARSTEDACLVSSDPGDWTVPFTSQCLNFSNQKLTLPENQSLQASNVVLLDLSSTGLRTLPPLFFQNLGSLRFLNVTGNRLDRISGALAARCDLDLQADCGCGLAAWQEVRADNCSGQLALKCLDLATGTWRNLSAFLEVSCVPGLAPSTIGAVVAGVCLSLGLLIASPLLVWRFRRRQQASSHGLRQTQTSKDKPRNSSTRQPRYSSRSLHPKPSVATPPRPSTPDYENMFVGQLAGGPSTQEYHWDKHRTHFSEDDFYMNYEGESQTSQPVYGNLGSLDEEEYVIPGR, encoded by the exons ATGGGGGTCGCCCTGCTGTgggtgctgttgctgctgctgaggCTGTGGGCTGCAAGGAGCACGGAGGACGCCTGCCTCGTGTCTTCGGACCCCGGGGACTGGACGGTCCCGTTTACAAGCCAGTGCCTGAACTTCAGCAACCAGAAACTGACGCTGCCTGAGAATCAGTCTCTGCAGGCCAGCAATGTCGTCCTCCTGGACCTGTCCTCCACCGGCCTGCGCACGCTCCCACCTCTCTTCTTCCAGAACCTGGGGTCGCTGAGGTTCCTGAATGTCACTGGCAACCGGTTGGACCGCATCAGCGGTGCGCTGGCCGCACGATGTGACCTGGACCTGCAAGCTGACTGTGGCTGTGGCCTGGCGGCCTGGCAGGAGGTGCGGGCTGACAACTGCTCTGGCCAGCTGGCCCTGAAATGCCTGGATCTGGCTACGGGCACCTGGCGCAACCTCTCTGCCTTCCTGGAGGTCAGCTGTGTCCCAGGCCTGGCCCCAAGCACTATTGGGGCTGTGGTGGCTGGGGTCTGTCTGTCCCTCGGTCTGCTCATCGCTAGCCCTTTGCTGGTCTGGAGGTTCCGGAGACGCCAGCAGGCCAGTAGCCATGGCTTGAGACAAACCCAGACTAGCAAGGACAAGCCCAGGAACAGCTCAACCCGGCAGCCACGGTACAGCAGCCGGAGCCTCCACCCCAAGCCCTCGGTGGCCACGCCACCCAGGCCCTCCACTCCCGACTATGAGAACATGTTTGTGGGCCAGCTGGCTGGTGGGCCCAGCACCCAGGAGTACCACTGGGACAAACACAG GACGCATTTTTCGGAGGATGACTTCTACATGAACTACGAGGGTGAGAGCCAGACTTCCCAGCCTGTCTATGGCAACCTGGGGTCCCTGGATGAAGAGGAGTACGTGATCCCGGGGCGCTGA